A single window of Undibacterium sp. 5I1 DNA harbors:
- a CDS encoding ABC transporter transmembrane domain-containing protein, with translation MSLYQLLAQFIKQHKRHYIAAGAMLLSVAILTVLIPRKVGAVIDAMVAHTLDSRGLAMQLGQLILMGVAIYFLRVGWRLQLFAASYQLGVQLRTRLYQRLSLQGAPFFQQQRTGDLMALGTNDADAIELASGEAMLAGFDGTMTFALVIGMMLLGVDWRLALVALLPFPFMAWAFKKITHHVHDASRDSLNRFSKLNDQVQETLAGVRTLRALGLEQRSAAQFAELAEQAADASLSAQRWEAAYEPAVGVALTTAGALTLAMGGYLVWNQQMTIGTLTSFTMYLGQLIWPMFAAGWVLSLLERGKAAWNRLQPVLAAELSVQDHGQITTSPQGSLRFQDISFSYPGQSAIALDHVSFNLDEGKTLGIVGHTGSGKSTIIRLILRQYDIAATGKGSLGSLRWGEHAQSDYRLHSLRLAINWVSQEPFLFSASIAHNIALGNPDATREQIIHAATLAAVHEDIVRFPQGYDTPVGERGVTLSGGQRQRVAIARALLTDSPLLLLDDALSAVDTDTETRILQHLNELRQQRKERSAIIVSHRLSAVANADHILVLREGRVIEQGTHDMLLEQAGWYAAQWRYQQLEASLDAA, from the coding sequence ATGAGTTTGTACCAACTACTTGCCCAATTTATCAAACAACACAAAAGGCACTATATAGCTGCAGGCGCAATGTTACTCAGCGTCGCAATATTGACTGTGCTAATCCCGCGCAAAGTCGGCGCGGTGATTGATGCGATGGTGGCGCACACCTTAGATAGCCGCGGGCTGGCGATGCAGTTGGGGCAACTGATATTAATGGGGGTAGCGATTTACTTTCTGCGCGTGGGCTGGCGCTTACAATTGTTTGCGGCGTCCTATCAATTGGGCGTGCAATTACGCACCAGGCTATATCAGCGCTTGAGTTTACAAGGTGCGCCGTTTTTTCAGCAGCAACGCACTGGCGACTTAATGGCGCTGGGCACCAATGATGCTGATGCGATTGAACTGGCGTCAGGGGAAGCCATGCTGGCGGGGTTTGATGGCACGATGACTTTTGCATTGGTGATCGGCATGATGTTGCTGGGTGTCGATTGGCGACTGGCGCTGGTGGCATTGCTGCCCTTCCCTTTTATGGCGTGGGCGTTTAAGAAAATCACCCATCATGTGCATGACGCATCCCGTGACTCTTTAAACCGGTTTAGTAAGCTCAACGATCAGGTACAAGAAACTCTGGCAGGCGTGCGTACCTTGCGCGCCCTCGGCCTGGAGCAGCGCAGCGCAGCCCAATTTGCTGAACTGGCGGAGCAGGCTGCGGATGCCAGTCTGAGCGCACAGCGCTGGGAAGCCGCTTACGAACCAGCGGTCGGTGTTGCACTGACTACCGCGGGTGCGCTGACGCTGGCAATGGGTGGATATCTGGTCTGGAATCAACAAATGACGATCGGTACCTTAACCAGCTTTACGATGTATTTAGGTCAGTTGATCTGGCCGATGTTTGCCGCAGGTTGGGTATTGTCCTTGCTAGAACGTGGCAAAGCCGCATGGAATCGTTTGCAGCCTGTTCTGGCAGCGGAACTTAGTGTGCAGGATCATGGTCAGATCACCACATCGCCGCAGGGTAGTTTGCGTTTCCAGGACATCAGTTTTTCGTACCCTGGACAATCTGCCATCGCGCTGGATCATGTGTCGTTTAACTTAGACGAGGGAAAAACGCTGGGCATCGTCGGACATACAGGATCGGGCAAATCGACAATTATCCGTTTGATACTGCGGCAATACGATATCGCTGCCACTGGGAAAGGTTCGCTAGGTTCGCTGCGTTGGGGCGAACATGCGCAATCGGATTATCGCTTGCATAGTTTACGGCTGGCGATCAATTGGGTATCGCAGGAACCCTTTTTGTTCTCTGCATCGATTGCTCATAATATCGCTTTGGGCAATCCAGACGCGACCCGTGAACAGATTATTCACGCCGCTACGCTGGCAGCCGTACATGAGGATATTGTGCGCTTCCCGCAGGGCTATGACACACCGGTAGGTGAGCGCGGTGTGACGCTTTCTGGTGGACAGCGTCAACGGGTTGCGATTGCTCGCGCTTTACTGACCGATAGTCCTTTACTGTTACTGGATGACGCCTTGTCAGCAGTCGATACCGATACCGAAACCCGCATCCTGCAACACCTAAATGAATTACGTCAGCAACGTAAAGAGCGCAGCGCCATTATCGTCAGTCATCGCCTGAGCGCCGTTGCGAATGCAGATCATATTTTAGTGCTGCGTGAAGGCCGGGTGATTGAACAAGGCACGCATGACATGTTATTAGAGCAAGCGGGATGGTATGCAGCCCAATGGCGCTATCAACAATTGGAAGCCAGTCTTGATGCGGCGTAA